GCCATTCGCGATGTCGTAGTAGCTTTTCACCGAGGTCAGGTTGCCAAGGATCGATGTATTCGGATCGACCCAACTGCCCGCGGCCGCGGTTGGCATCGTGCCTGACGAGGAAAGGGTATGTCCGCTCTGGTCGTAAAAATACTGCGTTTTTGCTTTGACGTTACCGTTTTCGTCCTTGATACGAGTTTCTGTAACAAGACCGTGGATATATCTGCTCTTGTATTGTCCGTCGTAAAGGTAATCGTACTCGGTTATCCTGACCAGTGTTTGCGGGTTGAAATAAGCGCTGAAGGTACCGAAGTTATTCAAAACGTACTCGGCGGCAGCCTTCGAAACCGTAACGTATCCGTGTTCTTTGACGCGTTTGACGTTTAGATAAGCAAAGTATTCGAGATCACTGTGCCAATCGAACTCATTTTCGGTCATCGTCATCAATGCCGTCGAGCTATTTGGCTCGATCGTGATCGAAATACTCTTTTCTAGCCGCGGATCGCGGGTGGCATTCTGGTGGGCTCCCGAACCTCTCGGCCCTTCCATGGTATAGGAGTTTAGCGTCCGCCGGATCATTGAATCGGATGCTGTATAAAACCTCTCTTCAAGAATGCTGCCTGCCGTCGCATCGTCAAAACCGTATTTCAGATAACCGGGAGCAAGTCCCTGCTTTATTATTCGAACGGTGTAGGTACCGTCAGGGTTCGTGACACGCGTCCAGTATCCGTTGGTATTTCCAGCAGAATATTGCCACAACAACTCGTCATTGCCCGTACCGTTCTCGCTTACCCATCGCTTTACCACGCCTCGATTGGCCTGTGTGTAAGGATCGTTCATAGGAGAAATGCCCGTAATTGTGTCGTATTCGAACCGTTCATACGCTCCGGTTGGGTAAATTATCGTATCTATCTCGCCATACACGTTGTATCTGAACCGGTACGCTCGACCGTCAGGCAGTTCTAATTCCGAAAGCAGCAAGGGATTGAAAAGAGAATCGGGCGTAACCCGAGTACCCGCGGCCGATCCGAACAGACTGGGTGATACTTGTGAGTATTGTCCTGTGGGTATTGAATCCCCAAGATAGTGTAGATCGTCATTAGGATTCGACAGGATTGTCGCCTGGGTCTGCGGATGCCGTAAATAACGCCATTTCAGTATGTAAGACATTGCTTCATTCCCGAAGCCCGGAAATTCAAGCACTTGGTCTCCATCAGCATTACTCAGATTATTCGAATTTACTGGCCGTCCAAGAGTATCAACAGAAGAGACTTTATTTCCGGCAACATCGAAAAACGCGCGATTGCCGCCAACAATGTATTTGGAACCATCGGGAAGAAAAAGTGTTCCAGAGTAAGCATCGTCTCGAACAAATTTCATACGGGAGCCGTCCGTCGAGAAATAGGTTTCTGGATATGATGGTTGGTATGGGAGAATGTGAACTTTGTCATCTTTGCGAAATTCTACGGTGGAGCCATTTGGCATTTGAAGCCTAAAGCTATCAACAATGAAATTCTGATAATAATTCTCGATACCCGCAGGGTCACCCAGAGAATCATAGAGCGAAAGCCAATCATTAGTGAAGCTGGGAAATCCCCCGCGAAGCTGCCAGCCGGAGACAGTATTTTCCGCAAATTGCACAGAGACCCATGAGTAGAAGTTGTCAGTCAACATCCCGTGTTGAAAGGGCGGGAAACCGAGAGGCTGGCAACAGGTGCCCTCCATATAGTAACCTTCGTACTGCATCTTCCACACCTTCGAATTGTAGGAAAGTTCAAATGGTATTGACGTCTTTCCGCGTCCCGAGTAAGTAGTCAGAGGCAAATTGAATGACATTCCCAATGTGATGGGATCTACCTTCAAATCGAGCTTATTCGCATAATCAACAGAGTATTGTTGATATTGGACATTCTGCGGTCGGGCGATCACCGACAGACCGAATACAAAAAGCACAACGGCCAACCCTACTCCAATGTAACGATGAGATTCGCGGTATTTCATAATTCCTCGCATTGTCTATTCTCGATTCCTATAACTTCGGCGATCATCGAACACTCTATCTACCTCCTGTAATAAGCCGGTACCGGAATATCGCCGGCGGTGCCCCAGGATTCGGTTCTGGTTTGCTGATCTGTTGATTTGCGGATGTACCAGTAGCCAGGGTTGCCTTTTGTCGGGAGCACACGCCAGATGGCGATATCGCATTTGCCATCGCCGTCGTAGTCGTTAGGTACTAGTGTGTCGCCTGAATCGCCGTAGTTGATCGTGTCGGTCTGGTTGTCAGAAGAGCGTTTTATGTACCAGTTCGTGTTTGACGGACGGAATAGGGCGAGGTCCGATTTGCCGTCGCCATCGTAATCGCCGAGCACCGGTTTGTCGCCGCTGCTGCCGAATTGGGTCGAAAAGTTGTGCTGTGTGGCGATGTCATAAACATAGAATGTGGCGTTGGAATCTCGCCAAACCACAAGGTCCGCCCTCCCGTCACCCGTGACGTCTGCCGGTACAGGCACGTCCGATGACGTTCCCCACGAATGCGACGTCACCTGAGAGGTCGAGCTGTTGTGCACATACCAATCGCCAGTCGAAGGGCGATAGACGGCCGCATCGGTTTTGCCGTCGCCGTCAAAGTCCGCCTGTGCCGTCAGGTCCGTGGACATCCCGAGCGAAATATAGTCAACAGAGCTGTCACTGCTGCGGAGAATGTACCAGGTCGTGTTTGACGGACGAAATACGCAGAAATCGGTCTTACCGTCGCCGTCATAGTCACCCGGGACGGGGATGTCGCCGGCCATTCCCCAGCCTTGCGAGGTTTGCTGAGAACCGGGCCCGCCGAGGACATAGAATGTCCCGTTTGACGGCCGCCATACCGCAAGGTCCGCCGGAGGGACGGCATTGGCATTTGCGTCCTCGACCGCAAGCAGGCGGGATCCGGCGTAGATGTACTCCTTGCTAAGCTGCGGCGTAGGCGTCGGGCTTGCAACAGCAAATGGATCCCAACTGCTAGGTGAGTTCTTCGGGAGTTTTCGACCGAACCAACCGGTCCTCTCACCGGTCAATGCATCCGTTCTAGGGAACCAGCCGTTTCTCGCAAATATGCCGGCTGTCAGCAGCAACGCGAACGCAAACACTCCGGCCGCAAACAAGACGCTGCGACGTCGATAAAAAGATCCGTGCGGGGGCAGGGACATTATGGTCTCTCCTTTTGTCCTGATCCAAGGGGGATAACCAACTCGTTGTTGATCGATTTACACGGAGCATACGCGCGCCCTATCGATCTGTCAAGCGTTTTTTTCTAATGGAAGCATTTTTGAAGGAACGATGTACGGTGAGGCGCCGAGATGCGCCGCTCGACAAGCGGAAAGCGCTACCGGTCAGATCCACAATTGCGGCGCTCAACTACAGACGCCGGCAGTTATATTTGGCCAAACACGGGGCGTATCGAAATACGAAAAAATGGATACTGTCGGGGCCGATACCGGAGATGGCTTTGGAGTTTTGGGGGGCCGTTTTCGCCGTGTGCCGCTAAACCTCTGAAATACAATAGGTTATCAGCATTGAGCTACGTGCGATATCGAAACGGGCACCCTCAAAACGAGTCAATTTCGGCAGTGTTTCGCCCGGGATCAGTTGATCTTAAGGCAATTTCAAGTGACTTTAGGCCAATGTCACGAGAAAACAGGCCAATGTCATGAGAAATCAAGCCAATGTCACGAGAAAACAGGCCATTGTCACGAGAAATCAGGCCAATGTCACGAGAAAACAGGCCATTGTCACGAGAAAAGAGACCAAAGTCACGAGAAAATAAGCCATTGTCACGTGACTTTGATACATATTTTTGGATTTTTGGTTTTTTGCGATCTAATTGCGAGCCTTCATCTGATCTTAGATGTTCGTCAGATCACCCGATCAGATCGCTCGCCTGCTGCCGCGGGACGCGGTCGATCGTCATTAGCCGGCCCAACGCTTCGAATACACTATTGCAATGGCCTACATATTCAACAAAGTGGTTCCGAATTATCTGAACAAGTCTGCTCCAGACATAACATTTCAGCTGCCGATATCATTGACCTCGATATCTTCCACGGCCGCCTCACCGTCGGGTTTTTGAATGAGGACCTGAATGCGGCGTTCGACATTTTCGAGCCGTGCTCGGCATTCGCGGGAAAGTGCGACGCCTTTCTCAAACAGTTCCAAGCTCTGTTCCAACGGCTGGTCGCCTTCTTCCAACGAAGCGACGATCTTTTCCAATTCACCTAAAAGTTCTTCGAAACTCTTATCCATTTTCACCTCAAAAGCCTCTCGGCCTGTTTTATTATCTCGCTTAGATTACCAATTCCCAGACGCTCTGCGGCGGCCTCTCCGCCTTTGGTCGCGACGGCGATTATCTCCTGCCCGATCGCCGCAGCGATGTCCTGTGCAAGGCGTTCGTCGCGTATGCCGGTGATCTTCCAACGATCGCCAACCCGACGCATCCTGACCTCAAGCGGGCGGTCGTCCAATATACTCCTCACGACGGCGTTGTTGCCGGTGTTGACGGTTTCGAGATATCTATCCGCTCCGAAAACCAAACCAAAGAACGGTACATGCCCGAACTGCTCGGTTCTCTCCCGGATCACCCGAGGCACCTCAGACCTTGCTCTATCTTTTACAGCCGGAATCAATGGCCGCGAGAGAGCGGCGGCCTTACGCAATGTGTCCTGCGGCAGGCCTCTACCGTAAAGCTCGATCGCCTTGTCGATCACCTGAACCGTAAAATCATCTACGACCGCGTCGTAATCAACCAGTTCCTCGATCGCTGCACGGTCGTCGCGTTTTGCAGCGTCAACAAGAAGAGCAAGCGAATAAACGGGCTGTTGTTTCAGCCGCTGATAATACAACAAAGTGCCAACGCCAATGACCAACAGTACTGCCGCCAGAACGGTGCTTGTGATCAGCGCAAGACGCCGCGACCGTGTCATTTGGGATCCACCTCTACAACCTCGGCTGTCAGTCGGCCATTGCCCGGCCTGACGCCGATCCTATCGCCGACGGCTACGTCCTCCGCCATTCGCAATACCCTGCCGTCCAAGGTTTGTACCAGCGAGTATCCTCGAGACAAAACTGCCAACGGAGAAAGAGAGTCGAGCTTGGCGACCTGTAAACTAAAGGCTTCCGTACACGCCGTTTGTCTGCTTACCGCCGCCGAACCTGCTCGATTTGCCAGTAGATCGACCTGCCTGCGCATTTCAGCGGCGATGCCAACGAGCCGAGAAGGCGAGAAAGCCTGCAATAACTCATTATAGAGATTCCGCTTGGTATGGAACCGATCTGAGATCTCAGAGGTCAACCGATCACTCAGCGAATTGAGTGCGACATCCGCAGCAAATGTTCGATTCTTGGCTATCTCGAAACAGCGGGTCTCAGTGGAAGAAAGCGTGGCAAGTATGTCTTCCTCTCGACCTGCGACGAGTTCCGCAGCAGCGGACGGCGTAGCTGCACGGAGGTCGGCGACGAGATCCGAAATGGTCCAGTCAATTTCGTGGCCGACCGCCGAAATTACCGGAATAGAACTCGCCCTGATCGCCCTCGCCAAAGCTTCGTCGTTGAATGCCCACAGGTCTTCGGCTGAGCCGCCGCCGCGGCCAACGATCAGAACGTCAAGTTTTTCCTTTGGCGGGAGCTGCCCGCTAAACAGATTCGCCGCGGTGATCGCGTTTCGAATAGAGTCGGCCGCACCTTCACCCTGCACCAATGTAGGGAGCAGAAGGATGCTGATCGACATCGCTCTTCGCGTCAGTACACTCAAAATATCGTGAAACGCCGCTCCTGTTCGCGATGTGACGATGCCCACACGATTCGGAAAGAACGGTATCGGACGTTTCAACTCCGGAGCAAACAAACCCTCATTGTCCAATTTGGACCTAATTTGCTCGAAAGCGGCCCGAAGAGCTCCTTCGCCTGACGGCTCGAGCGACTCGACAACCAATTGCGTCTCGCCCCGAGCAGTATAGAAGCTGACCTTGCCGCGAATTCGTACCTGAATCCCATTCTCGGGGCGAAACCGGATACGAAAGTTTGTGCCTTTCCAGCAAACGCAGCGGATCTGAGCCTTTCCGTCGTTAAGATTGAAATACCAATGTCCCGACGCCGCAGCTGTGAAATTGACTACCTCACCTTCGACCCAAACGTTCCCAAATTCATCTTCGAGAGCGGCCTTAATGCGCGAGGTAAGTTCCTCGACGCTCATCGGCAATCGGGCATCATCAGACGTCAGCAGATCAAAGTATGATTCGGCCATTAGATCTATCTCACAGACTCAACATTCAATACTTGCACAAATGTATTCGGCCTGAGCGAACGAATGCGAATACGGTTCAAAGGAGTTTCGACGGTTGAGGAGCTTCGGTATGTTATTTCATAGGAGCCGCGCAACTGTTTTACAATGTCGTCATACGCCGTCTGAATTTCAGATAGCTGCGTGATGTTATAAAACACTCCGCCGGATACCGATGCGAGCCTGGGACCTTCGTCCTTGGCTTTATCGGTTAATATCGAGTTCAGATATCGTTCACGAAGCGGGTCCAACCCGCTTTCCGTGAGATCGGCAGAAGCCATCACACCCGAAGGTACGTAAAGCGGATACACGACCGCACCGCTCTCTTCTATAGGGCCCAAAAGCGTATCGAACGCCAAGAATGACCTGTTATCATCGCCGTCTGTAAGAACGACGATAGCGGTCCTTTCACCCTTAATTGCTCTCAGTGTTTCAGCCAATGTGTAGGCAAGAGCATCGTAGAATGCGGTTCCGCCGCCGGCATCGAATGAATCCAAAGACGAAGAGAGTTTAGTTCGGTCGGTTGTGAAACCGGATAAGACCTTTACATCCTCGGCAAAAGTAACGATCGAGACCCTATCCATTACTGATACGGTATCCAAAAACGACCGCGCTGCTTTTCTGATAAAGGTCATATACCGGTCGACGCTGCCTGATACGTCCAAAAGGAGAATCAAATTAAAAGGAGCCTCGGACCTCTGTACGGATACGATGTCGCGGCGTTCCCCGTTTTCAATGATCTCGATCCCTGAGGTTGTCATGCCTTCGACGGATCTGTTGTTCATATCTAAGAACCGTATCGAAGCTTTTCGAAGATCGGACGGTTGTAAGGCTACTGTCTCCTTACGTCTGGAAATGCGAGGCTCAGTAACAACCGGAGGAAGGCTTCGGGCGTATTCGCCGTAGTAGCGGGGGGCAGATCGGCGAATAGCCTCCATCAAAAGACTGTCGCCGCTGCGAACGATCGCTTTTGCAGCATTTGTCAACGGCCTGTCACGCAGATCGTTAGCGACCTCATTTGGCGGGACGTTAAGGAGAATGATCCCGCGTGCCGTTGAGAATTTAATGTCTGTCCTTTTATCTTTTTCGCCCTTTTTGAGTGATCTGCCAAAAGTATTACCGCTGATCTCGAATCTTCCTCCGGCCCGTTCACGGATACTGGGCAATTCGATGTCCGCCGAATATCGAGGTCTCGATCCGGTCCACTCAAATGAATATGAGAGCTTTTCGGTCCCGACGTTCGCCGCGATCGTGCCGGTCAATGTACGTATCTCGATCGATCTAAACTCGCCCTCGGCAGTTACTGCACCTTCAGTTGTTTCGATCTTTATACGCGATCCGGATGGGACAGTGATCTCAAGGTCTATTCTCTGATCCACTCGGACAGGAGCAACTCGGATCTCCGCGTTCTTTCCGGAACCGGATACCCGTAAATCTCTTTCGTCTAAAGAGGCACTTGAAAATGCCTTTAATTTGAATTGACGTGAGGCCTCTTCTTCGGAGACCGTGCGAACAGCGACCTTACCGCTCCTGTTAATTACGGATAATAGCTCAGGCGCACCAATAGAAATTTCTACTCGGGTGGTCTGCCCAACCAGCGGCAGAGATAGGAGGGCGATGGTAAAGAACGCCAGAATATGTCTGTGAGAAAAAGCCATTATTCAGTCGGAGGTGGACGATCTCCCGGAAACTCTGCCAGACTGGATGAGGCGTTGCCGCACCCTTTCCTGCCAACGCTTTCTTGGACGCCCATCGTCCTCAAAACGTTCGATTAGATCGTTCATCGACTCGCCTCCGGCCAACCTTGTCTTGACGTATAGCAAAGCCACAATGATCGCAGAAAACGAAAGAACTAGTATTTGAACTGGCATCCACAAGATCTGGATCAGCGATTCCAGCAGCGTTGTTTTTAACTGGTCACGCATATCCGCACCACCGTTCACCTTGATAGTCCGCTGAGGACCGATGTTGATGTTGAAACTACCCTCATTTTTCTCATCCTTAGTGCTTTTTGCCGACGAGGGGCTATTTTCTCCTTCACTCACGCTTATAGCCGGCGGGGTTGACTTTGGATCGAACGCACGGGCGGAAATATTAACTACCGCGGAAATGGTTCCGGCAACTATTGCAGGAATCAAAAAGAGCATCAAGACTACACCGGACGCGGTCATCATAGAGCGGCGTACCAGCGTCTGGGACCTTTTCAGGGCTGCCCAGCCTTTGAGGCGTTCCATCATCACAACCGGGCCGACAAGTGTCCAAGCCACACTTAGTACCAGAAACCCAATTCCACAAGTCAGAGCACCGATCACGATCGTGCCTAGAGTACTTAGCAGCCCTGTCCCGAATAGAGCTTTCCAGCGAAGTCGCGTTTCGCGGAGTGCGGGCCGCAGCCTGACAGGCCGCAACGGGATCGAAAGGTACTGGGTCACGATCCACGTAATGGTTCCCAAGTTCAAATAGGTGCAGAGCATGCTAAGGACAGTCAGCGCAAAACCCGCAATTCCGAGTGCAACGTTAGATGAGGTCTCGCTGATCGTCTCGCTGATCTTCAAGAACGAGAGCGTTAACATCAACACAGTAAGAATGATCGAAGGCAGTTGAAAAAAGGAGGTTAGGAGCAAAAACTTCGGCAGATGCTCGCTGTAGATAACCAGTGCCCTGCGAAGCAGTCCGAAAAGGCCTTCTGAGCGCGACCGCAGCTCACTTGCAAAAGCTTCCGCACTTTCAGGTCGCAGTTCTAGATCTTTTTCCAGTGCGTTGTGGATGACCTGCCGCATTTTTCGACGGACCTTTTTAGATGTGAGCGGCTTGGGCTGTTCAAATTGGTGAGCATGCATCACCGCTTTGTAATCACCCTCGAACGGTGTTGATCCCGACAGCATTTGGTATGCGATCACGCCCAGGCTGTAAATATCGGATCTCGCATCGAGTCTGTCCCCCCGACACTGCTCCGGTGACATGTAAAGCGGGGTTCCAAGCACGGCACCGGCTCTGGTAAGTTCTGCAGAACCCTTTCCTTCCAATAACGAATGGCCGTCAGGCGAACCTGAAACAACTTGCGGGTGCCCGGAGGAAGCCTCATCTACTACATTTGGGCCCAGCTTTTCCTTGTTATCGGATGTCTTAGAAAAGATCGCGGTCTCACCCTCTGAATTTTCGGCGGGCCTGGTTTCACCGAGCGGCATAGCCTTAGGAAAGGCAGTAACGTCTGTTCCCAACGCCACCGTATCGTTCAACTCACTGTCGTCAAAGGTGATATTCGGCCCCTCGAAAACCGTATGTGTTGAACGGCGATAGATCTGCGGCGTTTCTCCGTTCGGCTCCAGATCTGACTGCTCTTCGAGTTTTGCGATACCGAAATCAAGTACTTTGACCGTATATCCGCCACGCTGATTGGGCTCGAGCCAAATGTTATCGGGCTTTAGATCTCTATGGATAATTCCTTGCTGATGAGCCTCGTGAACCGCTGAACAAACCTGCTCAATGATGTCCAACGTCCATCCTACCGGCAGGTTTTTTTCCTCGTCGAGTATTTCGCCCAGTGTGCAGCCATCCAAGTATTCCATGACGAGGTATGCGACCTCGCCGTCATTACTGTTGGCGAATCCAAAATCCGTCACGTCTACCACGTTCGGGTGTCTTAGACGCCCGGCGGCTCTTGCCTCGCGTCGAAACCGCTCTACGAATTCCGGCCGACGCATATACTCACGCGAGATGATCTTAACGGCGACAGGGCGCTCAGTGCCAAGATGTGTTGCAAGATAGACCGTTCCCATGCCGCCGCGTCCGAGTTCGCGGTCGATCTGGTATTTAGAGTCAAGCGTCTGGCCTGTGTAAGACGTATCTTTCATTTGCCGGTAACTGCAAATCTATCCTGTATGTTGCTGCCAGCGCAAGTAATTACGCCCAACGAGGGACCATTGTTTTGTGAAAGCATAGATATGTAATAAACTTCTACCGATCAAACGCGAAAAATGCAGTGTTCTACGCTATCGTATGCCTTGGGGTTGTATTATACATGAAACACTGTGCTATACTTCCGTAGGTCGAAATGACATTCTGTTAGAGCGTTGGGTCGGGAGGATCCCTTGATTATGGACAAGAGCAAAGCAATAGAATCGGCATTACAACAGATCGAAAAGAAATTTGGCAAAGGCTCGATAATGAGACTTGGTGAAAGGCCGCACGAAGACATCGGAGCGATCTCAACAAATTGCCTCAGCTTGGACGCAGCTATCGGGGTTGGCGGATTTCCTAGGGGCAGAATAGTCGAGGTGTATGGCCCGGAAAGTTCCGGAAAAACCACGCTCGCTCTGCAAGTGGTAGCTTCTGCACAGAAAACAGGCGGTGTCTGTGCTTATATCGACGCTGAGCACGCTATGGATCCTGAGTATGCACAAAAGCTCGGGGTCAATATCGATGATATGTTGATCTCGCAGCCGGATTCGGGTGAACAAGCTTTGGAGATCGCCGAGACGTTGGTGCGGTCCAACAGTGTTGATGTTATCGTCATCGATTCAGTTGCGGCCCTAGTTCCGCGGGCCGAACTCGACGGCGAAATGGGCGACAGTTTGCCCGGCCTTCAGGCGCGGCTAATGTCGCAAGCTTTGAGAAAGATCACCGCGATAGTGTCAAATTCTCGGACATGTTTCGTCTTCATCAACCAACTTCGCGAGAAGATCGGCGTCTTCTTTGGGTCCCCGGAAACGACAACGGGCGGCAAAGCATTGAAGTTTTATGCAAGCGTTCGACTGGATATTCGCCGGATCGGCGCGATCAAGGACGGAGATAAGGTAGTGGGCAACAGAACACGCGTAAAAGTTGTCAAGAATAAATGCGCTCCGCCCTTTCGTGAAGCTGAATTCGACATTATGTACGGTGAAGGTATCTCTAGAGAGGGCGATCTTCTCGATCTTGCAGTTGCCAACAATATCGTAGAAAAGTCGGGGGCATGGTTCTCATATGCGGGCGAACGGCTGGGCCAAGGCCGTGACAACGTAAAGAATCTGCTCAAAGAAAGGCCCGAGCTTCTGGAACGCATCGAAAGTGATGTGAAGGTTCGATTAGGATTTGTAAAGGCCGACGCCGCAGTTTCGGGCTAGTCGGCCTAATACGGCCATCAAAAGCTTCGTGTTGATCCTCACTGCTTAACTACATTCGAGTTTGAGGCAGTGTCCGAGAGCATTTTCTTCACGGTCTTCTCGTCGGGGATGCCCGGTGTCGGCTTAGAACCCGGCTTAAATGGCTTTTTCAGTTCCTCAGGGCCCGGGATCCCGGGTGTGGATTTTTCGTTCGGCTGTCCTTTCTCCATTGTAACTACCTGGGGCGGCTGAACCTCTTGGATCTCGATAAGCTCCGGTGTCATTCCGGGAGGCAGCACTCCGACATTCGAATTTCCCGCAGCATTTCCTGCCGGGGAATTTAAGTTCTTCGCAGGATCCGTTCCACTACAGGCAATTGTCAGGAGCACGGATACGGTCATTATAATGATCTTGGTCATGACTATAATTTTAGCAAAAATGGCATTTTGCATCACAGTAAGAGTTGTGATTTGACAAGTAAAAATCGCTTCTTTAGAGTATTAAGTTCGCGTTGGCTTGGATGTCATCGCAAATTTTGGCCAGGTAGCTCAGTTGGTAGAGCAGCGGACTGAAAATCCGCGTGTCGGCGGTTCGATCCCGTCCCTGGCCACCAAAATCGCAGGGCTGCCGACTAGTTCGCAGCCCTATTTTGTTGCCCGCAATACCTCTGCAACACTCCACGCCTGAGCAGCGCAGCCTCTTGCATCATGCGGTTTATCGCCGTCAAATATCTCAGATATCTGTCCTAACATGCTAGTGGTCAAATGCTGTTCAAAGCCCTTCCAAAACTCTTTGATCCTAAGTTCTGCGACTGCGTCCGATGAATGTGTTTTTCGATATGCATCGACAAAATGCCCGATTAGCCAGGCCCAAACCGTGCCTTGGTGATATGCCGAATCTCGTTCGAATGGTGTTCCTTTGTAAATGCCCACGTAATTTGGATCTTTTGGTGACAGCGAACGCAGTCCACATGGCGTCAACAACTCATTCTCGACCTTATCGACGACCTTTCGGGCCTTCTCGTTATCGAGCATCGAAAACGGCAGACTGATGGCGAATATCTGATTTGGCCTGACGGCAGCATCCTTTCCGGCGCCGTTGACGACATCATAGAGGCATTCTTCGGTTGCGTTCCAAAATTGACCGTTAAAGCTCGCCTTTGCCATAGCGGCCATTTCGCAAAAGCGTGTCAGGTTCTCGGCGTCTCCAAATCTTTCCGCAAAGCCTGCCATAATGGACAGGGCGTTGAACCATAACGCCTGTATTTCCACGGGTTTACCGATACGTGGTGTGAAGGCGAAATCGCCTGCCTTGGCGTCCATCCAAGTCAGTTGGGAATCGTTGTCGCCTGCGTAGAGCAATCCATCGGTATCAACATGAATGCCGAATCGGGTGCCTTTGATGTGCCATCGAACGATGCCCAAAAGCACCTCATAAAGCTCGTCCTCGACGAATTTCTCATCGTTTGCGGCCTCTGCGTATGCCCGCACAGCTTCGAAGTACCACAGCGTCGCGTCGACAGTATTGTAATCGGGGGTTTCGCCTTCATCGGGGAAACGGTTAGGCAGCATTCCCTGCGAAACGTGGCGGGAATATTCGAGGAGAATTTCCTTAGCGACATCAAAACGCCGTGTAGCGAGCGTGAGTCCGGGAAGAGCGATCATCGTATCGCGGCCCCAATCAGAAAACCAATGATAGCCCGCAATTATGGAGCTTCCGCTTCCGCGTTTTACGATGAACTGTTCCGCGGCCAATACGAGCTGAGTTGTAAACTCGTCCTTAGCTCCCGAAACCGCAACTAGGCGTGCACGGCGTTTGATCTCGGCTTTTCGGAGCTTTTCGGCATCACGAACGGGCATCTTCTCGGTTGCGGCGATCACGACCGCG
This sequence is a window from Acidobacteriota bacterium. Protein-coding genes within it:
- a CDS encoding glycogen debranching enzyme family protein, translating into MIDLKFEAPSFDAVLEKEWLETNGLGGYASSTVCGANTRRYHGLLVAAADPPVGRVVLLSKFEETLHIGDERFDLSTNLWPDAVEPKGFVFLREFRLDPFPIWTFEAGGMRLERTLFMPHGSNAVVVSWKIIDRGDPAADVIQLSVRPLLAFRDFHYLRHQEAEFAVEIRKDHAEISLGEMPTTYLNHNASNTEVTSHWYRNFDYPIESERGFDHSENLYQPFELSFSLAKPAVVIAATEKMPVRDAEKLRKAEIKRRARLVAVSGAKDEFTTQLVLAAEQFIVKRGSGSSIIAGYHWFSDWGRDTMIALPGLTLATRRFDVAKEILLEYSRHVSQGMLPNRFPDEGETPDYNTVDATLWYFEAVRAYAEAANDEKFVEDELYEVLLGIVRWHIKGTRFGIHVDTDGLLYAGDNDSQLTWMDAKAGDFAFTPRIGKPVEIQALWFNALSIMAGFAERFGDAENLTRFCEMAAMAKASFNGQFWNATEECLYDVVNGAGKDAAVRPNQIFAISLPFSMLDNEKARKVVDKVENELLTPCGLRSLSPKDPNYVGIYKGTPFERDSAYHQGTVWAWLIGHFVDAYRKTHSSDAVAELRIKEFWKGFEQHLTTSMLGQISEIFDGDKPHDARGCAAQAWSVAEVLRATK